GCGTCCTGGGAGACGTGGGTCGAAATACACCCCGAGACCGCCGCTGCCTTGGGAGTCGCGGAAGGCGACTGGGTCTGGGTCGAGTCGAGCAAAGGACGGATCAAGCTGCGTGCCCGGCTCTACGCCGGTACGGTCCGCGACGTCGTTCACATTCCACTGTTCGGGGGCAACGGGCCGAATCCCAACGATCTGATAGCGAACGAGAAGGACGTCTCGAGGGGGTTCGGCGTGCTCAACCATACTCAAGTAAGGGTCAGGAGGGCGTGACGTGGCGCTGTGGGGCATGGTCATCGATTTGGACCGTTGCACCGGATGCCAGGCCTGCGTTATGGCGTGCAAAGCGGAAAACAATATTCCGGCCGTCGGCATGAAAGAAGCGCACAAGGAGCGCGTCATCAGTTGGATGCAGGTGCTTACCGAGACCGGCGAGGACCAGCACGGCGCGAAAATGCGATTTATTCCACGTCCCTGTCTCCAGTGCGATGACCCGCCCTGCACCAAAGTCTGTCCGGTTTACGCGACTTACCGCAACCCCGAAGGGATCGTCGCCCAGATCTATGCTCGCTGCATCGGTTGCCGCTTTTGTATGGCGGCCTGTCCCTATAACGCCAAGTACTTCAACTGGCACACGTACCAAAAAGAGGCACCCGGCCAGAACCCCGATGTGTCGTTGCGCGAAAAGGGGGTTGTCGAGAAGTGCACGTTCTGCCATCACCGCTTGCAGCGTGCACGCGAGCGGGCCTCAGCGGAAAAACGCGAATTCGATCCGGCGGAGTATGTTCCCGCCTGTGCCGAGGCGTGCCCCGCGCAGGCCATCGTTTTCGGGGATCTTTCCGATCCGGCGAGCGAAGTCGCGAAACTCGCGCACAGCCCGCGCGCCTTCAGGCTGCTCGAAGAGCTCGGGACGAAACCCAAGGTCTTTTATCTGACGGAGGGAGAAGCCGGTGGCTGACGCGGGCGATCCCCACGAGGAAATTCTTCTCGCCCCGATCGAACGAACCGGGCCGGGCTTCTACTGGGCGGTCGCCCTGCTCGGCGTCCTGATTGCCTGGGGAGCGGTCGCTTACTGGGCTCAGTTCACGAGCGGTCTGGGGGTGACGGGTCTCCACCAACCTGTCGGCTGGGGCTTTTACGTCACCAACTTCGTCTTCTTTATCGGCATCAGCCACGCCGGCACGCTCATCTCCGCCATCCTCCGACTCTCCAAGGCCGAATGGAGGAGGCCGATCACTCGCATGGCCGAGGTGATCACCTGCATGGTGATTTTCATCGGAGCCGGCCAGATCCTGGTGGACTTGGGGCGGCCCGACCGGATCATGAACGTGATTCGCCATGGGCGCTATCAGTCGCCCCTCCTGTGGGACGCCACGAGCATCAGCGCGTACCTGACGGCGAGCCTGACTTACCTCTACCTGCCGATGATTCCGGACATCGCCATTTTGCGAGACCGGCTCGGAAAACGGAAGCTGCTTTACAGCGTTCTAGCGCTGGGGTGGACAGGAACGGAACATCAGCAGCGGGTTCTCAACCGCGCCATCGCCGTCATGGCGGTGCTGGTGATTCCGATCGCCGTCTCGGTTCACTCGGTGGTATCTTTCGTCTTTTCGATGACGCTGCAACCGTCGTGGCACTCGACGATTTTCGGGCCGTATTTCGTCGTCGGCGCCATTTTTTCGGGCATCGCCGGGCTGATCGTCACGATGATTATTTTTCGCAGAGCCTACCGGCTCCACTACTACCTCAAACCGATCCACTTCCGGTATCTGGGGCAGCTCCTGCTGATCATGGCGCTTCTCTGGTTTTATTTCACGTTCGCCGAATATCTCACGGGCTACTATGGAGCGGAGCCGGAGGAGCTGAAGGTGTTTTGGGCCAAGTTCAGCGGACCGTTCTGGCCGTTCTTCTGGACCATGGTGCTGTGCAATTTCGCGATTCCACTTCTCTGCCTGGTCAATCTCAAGCGGCACACCGTGGGAAAGGTACTGGTCGCTTCCCTCTCCGTGCTCTTGGGCATGTGGCTGGAACGCTTCATCATTGTTGTCCCGACGTTGTCCCTGCCCCGCCTGCCGTTCCCCGAAGGCATTTACTGGCCTACCTGGGTCGAGTGGGGTGAAACCGCGGGCAGTTTCGGTTTGTTCGCGCTTTTCTACCTTCTTTTCACGAAGTTTTTCCCGATCGTCTCGATCTGGGAGATTCGCGAAGGCCGCGAGATGGCGCTCAGGGAAGTCGAAGAAAGGATCGCGAGCTACCTTCCCGGAGGAGCCGAAGGAGAATCCTGACGGCCAGAGGGAAATCGCATGGATCATGGACCCGAGGTGTCGGACAGGCTCGTGAAGGCGCTGCAATGGGTGTGGTTGGGAGGCGCTTTTGTCCTGGTCGGCGGGATCATCCTGTGGATCGTTCATTTGATCCTCACGGCCTGGACCCTGGGGGACGTTCCGTCGGCTTCGATCGGGATATCGATCGTCGCGATACCCATTTTCCTGGTTTTTATGGGCGTGGTTTTTTACGTCTTCTGGGGCGTCGCGCTTCGCGGGGATCGTCGTGAACGTTAAGGCGGCCTTGATCGCCCTGGCGCTGGCGGGCGCTTTTGCCAAGCCCCTCCATGCCGAAGTCGCTTCGCCGGTCCTGCCGGGCAACCCGCTGGAGGGAAGCCGGCTCTTTGCCGAGAAGGGGTGCCTGCGCTGCCACGCGATCAACGGAGTCGGGGGGGTTGGCGGACCGGATTTGGGCCAGGGAATCCTGAAGCGTTCGCTCCTGGATATAGCCGGGGTGATGTGGAATCATTCGCCGGGGATGGCTCATCTGCTGGCGGAACGGCGCGCGGCGCGACCGCTTTTCAAACCGCCGGAGATGGCGAGCCTGCTGTCCTTTCTGTATTACATCGGCTCCCTGGATCCTCCCGGAGATGCGGCCGCAGGCGAGCGTGTTTTCCGAGAGAAATCCTGCCGAACCTGCCATTCGCTGGGCGGCAAGGGCGGGCGGTATGGCCCCAGGCTCGACGGTTATGCGCGGTACGCGTCTCCGATTTACCTGACGGTCGGGCTCTGGAACCACGGGAAAGCAATGGCGGGGATCATGCAGGCATTGGGAATCCCGCGCCCGACTTTCGAAAAGAACGATATCGTCGATCTTTTCGCCTATATACGAAGCGTCGGCGGCAGCGTGGAACGCGTCTATCTGCAACCGGGAAGCCCGCAGCGGGGCGAAAAGCTCTTTTCGGAGAAGCGATGTATCCAGTGCCATTCCGTCGACGGCCAGGGGGGGCGGATCGGGCCGAATCTGAGAGGGAGGCTCAAGGGGAGCCTGATGCGAATCGCCGGCGCGATGTGGAACCACGGCCCGGGGATGTGGAAAAAGATGGCCGAGCGCGGAATCCAAGTGCCGTCGCTCACAGCCGACGAGATGTCCGATCTCGTCAGCTATCTGTACTTCGTTCAGTTCGTCGATGCGCCCGGCACGGCGGCCAGGGGTCGCGTGGTTTTCCAGGAAAAAAAATGCGCCAATTGCCACGGGTCGGCGGACCGGAAACGAGCGCGAGCCGCCGTGGATCTCGCGAAGGCCGAGACGCTCGCCACTCCCCTGGCGGTGGTTACGGAAATGTGGAATCATGCGAGCACCATGGAGCGGAAGATGCTGGAGGAAGCCGTCGAATGGCCGGTCTTTAGAGGACGCGAGATGGCGGATCTGATTGCCTACTTGCTCTCTCTTCGGGCCACCCCGTGAATTGCAAGCCCGCAGGCGGATCAGGACGGCTCGGTCTTGCAGAGCCGCACGAGACTGCGAACCGGGACCGTACGCGGTCGCGCCTGGCTGCCGGTCAAGTGCTGTGACGTGGGTCGGTCGAGGGGACGGACGATGAAACGCGCCGCAAAGAAACTCATGATCGTCGTCTTCGGGGTCGTGATCCCGCTGTTTTCGTCTCCAGCGGGGTTGTTCCGTCCGCCGGCGGTTTTCCCCCAGGATCCGCTTGCCGGCTCCCGCGTATTCGGGGCCAAAGGGTGCTCGGGCTGTCATGCCGTGAACGGGGTCGGCGGCAAATCGGCCCCTGATTTGGGCCGCGTCCCGGGAGCGCGGAGTTTCTACGATCTTGCCACCGCCATGTGGAACCACATCCCCGAAATGTCGGCCCAATTGCGCAAAAAGGGCAGGACCCCGCCCCAGTTGAGCCCGCGTGAGGCAGGCGATTTGATCGCGTTTCTCGCCGCGGTCGATTACTTTGATCCGGCCGGAGATCCCGGGGTCGGGAAAAGGGTTTTCGCCGAAAAGCGATGCGTGGTCTGTCACCAAATCGAGCGGGTCGGCGGCGTGTTCGGACCGAGTCTCGATTCGGTGGTCCAGTTCGGGCCGATTTTTTTCGCTGCCACGATGTGGAACCACGGGCCGGCCATGGCCGAAGCGATGCGGTCGCGTGGAATCACGAGGCCCGTTTTCACCGGCCGGGAACTGCGGGATCTGGCCGCCTACATCAAATCGGTCTCGCGTGCGCGCGGCGACCAGCCGATCCGCGTGCTCCCGGGCACGGCGGCCGAGGGCGAGAGATTATTTGCCGCTCGCGGGTGTGTGGATTGCCACGGAATCAAAGGCACCGGGGGGCCGGTCGGGCCGCCGCTCGCAGGCCAAAACCGATATGCAAGCTTGTTTGATTTCGCGGCGGCCATGTGGAACAAGGGCCCTGTCATGGAGCGCGAGATGAAAAGACGGAGCGTGGCGGTTCCGGCGCTTCAGGCCAACGAGCTGGCGGACATCGTGGGTTTCTTGTACTCCGTGGATTACTTCGCAGGGCGTGGCGACCCGCGCCGCGGCGAAGAGGTCATCAGCGCGAAAGGGTGCTTGCTCTGCCACTCCGTTCGAGGAAAAGGCGCTCGCACGGCTCCTGATTTCGCCAGGATTCGAGGCCTGGAGCAACCAGCCAACGTGGTTTCGGCCATGTGGAACCACGGCGCAGCCATGGCGCAGAAGACCCGCGAGCAGCAGCTGGCCTGGCCGATCTTGAAAGGCGACGAAATGGCGCAGATCGTTGCTTTTCTCGCATCCGTGGGGAGCGGCCGGCGATGAGCGCGATCGGCCGCCCGGTTGTCCGTGTCTGTCTGCTCCTCTTTTTTCTTTTGCTCGCGCCCGCAGGGCTCCGTGCGCAGCCACAAGCCGAAAGCTGCGTGACCTGCCATCAGGCGTTAGGCGATACCCCGCTCGGGCGGCCGGCCCAGACATACAGCCAGGATATCCATTCGAGGAAAGGCTTTGGCTGCGTCTCCTGCCACGGCGGGGACGGCACCGCCGCGGGAATGGAGGCGATGGATCGCGCCAAGGGCTACATCGGCAAGCCGTCCCCGGCACAGGTCATCGAGGTGTGCGGCCGGTGTCATTCGGACCCGCAGTTCATGCGCCGGTACAATCCCGCGATGCGGGTCGATCAGGTCGCGGAGTATTTCACCTCGGTCCACGGCCGACGGCTCCGGGAGCAGAAGGATGCCAACGTCGCGACCTGCGCCAGCTGTCACACGCCGCATTCGATCCGCCCCCCCACCGACCCGCGCTCCTCGGTCTATCCGCTGAACGTCGCCGACACGTGCGGCGCGTGCCACGCCGACGCCAAGCGGATGGCTCCGTACAAGATCGCCACGGACCAGGTCGAAAAGTACAAGCGCAGCATTCACTGGAATCTGTTGAGCGTCAAAGGCGACCTCTCGGCGCCCACCTGCAACGACTGCCACGGCAATCACGGCGCCGCGCCGCCGGGAATTTCGTGGGTGGGCAACGTTTGCGGCCAGTGCCATCCGATCAACGCCGAGCTGTTCAACAAGAGTCGGCACGGCAAGATCTTCGTGCAGATGGGAATTCCGGGATGCGCAAGCTGCCACAGCAACCACGAGATCGCCGCGACCGGAGACGCGATGCTCGGCGTCGGCGAGGGAGCCGTGTGCGCGGGATGCCATTCCGCCGACGATACCGGGGGCCGGGCCGCAGCCGCCATGCGCGACGCTATCGAACAGCTCGCCAGGCTGTACGACCAGGCCCGTGCCACGCTGTCCAAGGCCGAGCATGCCGGAATGGAGGTGAGCCAGGCTTTCTTCGAGCTGAACGGAGCGAAAACCGCGCTCGTCAAAGCGCGCGCGTCCGTGCACGGCTTCGACCTCGAAA
This window of the Candidatus Zixiibacteriota bacterium genome carries:
- a CDS encoding c-type cytochrome, which encodes MNVKAALIALALAGAFAKPLHAEVASPVLPGNPLEGSRLFAEKGCLRCHAINGVGGVGGPDLGQGILKRSLLDIAGVMWNHSPGMAHLLAERRAARPLFKPPEMASLLSFLYYIGSLDPPGDAAAGERVFREKSCRTCHSLGGKGGRYGPRLDGYARYASPIYLTVGLWNHGKAMAGIMQALGIPRPTFEKNDIVDLFAYIRSVGGSVERVYLQPGSPQRGEKLFSEKRCIQCHSVDGQGGRIGPNLRGRLKGSLMRIAGAMWNHGPGMWKKMAERGIQVPSLTADEMSDLVSYLYFVQFVDAPGTAARGRVVFQEKKCANCHGSADRKRARAAVDLAKAETLATPLAVVTEMWNHASTMERKMLEEAVEWPVFRGREMADLIAYLLSLRATP
- a CDS encoding cytochrome c3 family protein; the protein is MSAIGRPVVRVCLLLFFLLLAPAGLRAQPQAESCVTCHQALGDTPLGRPAQTYSQDIHSRKGFGCVSCHGGDGTAAGMEAMDRAKGYIGKPSPAQVIEVCGRCHSDPQFMRRYNPAMRVDQVAEYFTSVHGRRLREQKDANVATCASCHTPHSIRPPTDPRSSVYPLNVADTCGACHADAKRMAPYKIATDQVEKYKRSIHWNLLSVKGDLSAPTCNDCHGNHGAAPPGISWVGNVCGQCHPINAELFNKSRHGKIFVQMGIPGCASCHSNHEIAATGDAMLGVGEGAVCAGCHSADDTGGRAAAAMRDAIEQLARLYDQARATLSKAEHAGMEVSQAFFELNGAKTALVKARASVHGFDLESVKKEIQPGLEIARKAQARGTSALEEIRFRRRGLAVSVAIILALIGGLVVKIRRMERGR
- the nrfD gene encoding NrfD/PsrC family molybdoenzyme membrane anchor subunit, translating into MADAGDPHEEILLAPIERTGPGFYWAVALLGVLIAWGAVAYWAQFTSGLGVTGLHQPVGWGFYVTNFVFFIGISHAGTLISAILRLSKAEWRRPITRMAEVITCMVIFIGAGQILVDLGRPDRIMNVIRHGRYQSPLLWDATSISAYLTASLTYLYLPMIPDIAILRDRLGKRKLLYSVLALGWTGTEHQQRVLNRAIAVMAVLVIPIAVSVHSVVSFVFSMTLQPSWHSTIFGPYFVVGAIFSGIAGLIVTMIIFRRAYRLHYYLKPIHFRYLGQLLLIMALLWFYFTFAEYLTGYYGAEPEELKVFWAKFSGPFWPFFWTMVLCNFAIPLLCLVNLKRHTVGKVLVASLSVLLGMWLERFIIVVPTLSLPRLPFPEGIYWPTWVEWGETAGSFGLFALFYLLFTKFFPIVSIWEIREGREMALREVEERIASYLPGGAEGES
- a CDS encoding 4Fe-4S dicluster domain-containing protein gives rise to the protein MALWGMVIDLDRCTGCQACVMACKAENNIPAVGMKEAHKERVISWMQVLTETGEDQHGAKMRFIPRPCLQCDDPPCTKVCPVYATYRNPEGIVAQIYARCIGCRFCMAACPYNAKYFNWHTYQKEAPGQNPDVSLREKGVVEKCTFCHHRLQRARERASAEKREFDPAEYVPACAEACPAQAIVFGDLSDPASEVAKLAHSPRAFRLLEELGTKPKVFYLTEGEAGG
- a CDS encoding c-type cytochrome, translating into MKRAAKKLMIVVFGVVIPLFSSPAGLFRPPAVFPQDPLAGSRVFGAKGCSGCHAVNGVGGKSAPDLGRVPGARSFYDLATAMWNHIPEMSAQLRKKGRTPPQLSPREAGDLIAFLAAVDYFDPAGDPGVGKRVFAEKRCVVCHQIERVGGVFGPSLDSVVQFGPIFFAATMWNHGPAMAEAMRSRGITRPVFTGRELRDLAAYIKSVSRARGDQPIRVLPGTAAEGERLFAARGCVDCHGIKGTGGPVGPPLAGQNRYASLFDFAAAMWNKGPVMEREMKRRSVAVPALQANELADIVGFLYSVDYFAGRGDPRRGEEVISAKGCLLCHSVRGKGARTAPDFARIRGLEQPANVVSAMWNHGAAMAQKTREQQLAWPILKGDEMAQIVAFLASVGSGRR